The segment CGGTGTCCAAAATGTAGCAAGTTTGCCAACATTAGATGAAGCAAGAGCAAATATTGTTGGTATTTTAAATGCTCCAGCGTCTAAATTAGTGAGTATTTTGCTTGCATACTCAGAAAAAATGAGTAGTTTGTCCGCAGAAAATTCTGAAACACAACCTAAAGAGTAATAAAATATGCCTGACCTAAATAAAATTATTGAAGACCTTTCGAGTTTAACTGTTGCAGAGGCAGCTGAACTTTCAAAACAATTAGAAGAAAAATGGGGTGTTACTCCAATGGCAGCAGCAGCTCCAGCAGCAGCAGGTGGTGCAGCTCCAGCAGAAGACAAAGATGATTTTACAATTATGCTTGTGTCGGCTGGTGAGAAAAAAATTAACGTTATCAAAGAAGTTAGAGCAGCAACTTCATTAGGTTTAAAAGAAGCTAAAGATCTTGTAGAGGGAGCACCAAAAGAAGTTAAATCTGGTGTTAATAAAAAAGAAGCTGAAGAGATCAAAGCTAAGTTAGAAGCTGCGGGCGCTAAAGTAGAACTTAAATAAATTAACAAGAAAGAATTCGAATACTGATTATTTTTAATCAGTATTATTAAATATAAATGCAATTATCTTTTACTGAAAAGAAAAATATAAGAAAAAGTTTTGGTAAACTAAAAGAAAGTTTATCTATTCCAAATCTTATTGAAGTGCAAAAAAATTCTTACAAAGAATTAACAGAATTTTATTCTGAAGCAGAGTTAACAAAAGGTTTTGATAGAGTTTTTAAAAGTATATTTCCTATTGAAGATTTAAACGATAAAGCAACATTAGAATATGTATCTTATAGATTAGATAAGCCAAAATTTGATGTTGAAGAATGTATAACTAGAGGTCTAACTTATTCATCTGCACTTAAATGCACATTAAGATTAGTAGTTTATGAAATAGATCAAGACAATAACACTAAAGATATTTTGTCAGCAAAAGAGCAAGAAGTTTACATGGGTGAAGTTCCCATGATGACAAACAGTGGTACTTTTATAACTAATGGAGTTCAAAGAGTTGTGGTTAATCAAATGCACAGAAGTCCAGGTGTATTTTTTGATCATGATAAGGGAAAAACTCATGCAAGTGGAAAATTATTATTTAACTGTAGAGTAATTCCAAACAGAGGATCTTGGTTAGATTTTGAGTATGATGTAAAAGATTTTTTATATTTTAAGATTGATAGAAAAAAGAAAATTTTTGCATCAACATTATTATTAGCGCTTGGATATTCAAAAGCTGAGATCGCTGATGAGTTTTATGCAAACGAACTATATACTTTTGATCCAAAAACTGAAAAATGGAAAACTAAATTTAATCCTGAAAATTATAAAGCTAAAAATTTCTCTGAAGAGGTAATTGATGCCAAAACTGGAGAAGTTGTTATTAAATTAGGTGATAAAATTAATTTTTTAAATGCAAAAAAATTAGCAAATGATGGTTTAAAAGACATTTTAGTTTCAAGAGAGTCTTTATTTGGTAAATTTTTACACAGAGATGTCAAGGTTAGTGAAGAAGAAGAAGGAGTATTTAAGATTGGAACTGAGCTAAACGATACAATTATTCAACAAATTTCAGATGCAAATATCCATTCTTTACAAATATCAGTAACAAATTCTATCAATAAAGGACCTTATTTATTAACTACAATCCTAAACGATAAGAATAATTCTAAAGATGAAGCTATTACTGAAATTTATAAAATGCTAAGACCTGGTGAACCACCTACAATTGAAATAGCTACTCAAATATTTAATAATTTATTCTTCAGTTCCGACAGATACGACTTATCAGATGTTGGAAGAGTTAAAATGAACTCAAGACTAAATCAAGATTGTTCAGATAAAATAACCATTTTAAGAAATGACGATATAATTGCGATAGTTCATAAAATGCTAGATTTAAGGGATGGTAAAGATGATGTAGATGATATTGATCACCTTGGAAATAGAAGAGTTCGATCTGTTGGTGAACTAGTTGAAAACCAAGCAAGAATTGGCGTTTATAGAATGGAAAGAGCGATTAAGGAAAAAATGACCACACTCGATGTTGAGTCAGCTATGCCTCAAGATTTGATTAATGCAAAACCATTAACAGTTTCATTAAAAGACTTTTTTGCAAGCTCGCAACTTTCTCAATTTATGGATCAAACAAATCCATTATCTGAAATTACTCATAAAAGAAGAGTATCAGCCTTAGGTCCTGGAGGATTAACTAGAGAAAGAGCTGGATTTGAAGTACGTGACGTGCACCCAACTCACTACGGAAGAATTTGTCCAATTGAAACACCTGAAGGTCCAAACATTGGTTTGATTAATAGTTTATCGACGTACGCAAAGATCAACAAGTATGGTTTTATTGAAAGTCCATACAAAAAAGTAAAAGATGGAGTAGTTCAAGATAATGTTGTGTATCTATCTGCAATGGAAGAAACAAAATTTACTATCGCTCAAGCAAATACAAAATTAGACAAAAATGGAAAAATAGTTGAAGAATTAGTTTCTTGCAGACAAAATCTTAATTTTCTATTGGCAAAACCAGATACGATTGATTATATCGATGTATCACCAAAACAACTTGTATCAGTTGCAGCATCATTAATTCCATTTTTAGAGAATGATGACGCTAACAGAGCTTTGATGGGATCAAATATGATGAGGCAAGCTGTTCCTTTATTGAAACCTGAATCACCACTAGTTGGTACCGGTATTGAAAGTGACGTAGCATTAGACTCTGGTGTAACTATCGTTTCTAAAAGAGATGGAATTGTTGATAAAATTGATGGAAAAAGAATTGTAATCAAAGCTACTGAAGAAACTGATTTTTCTAAATCAGGGGTAGATATTTACAACCTTCAAAAATTTAAAAGATCAAATCAGAATACTTGTATTAACCAAAAACCATTAGTTAGAGTTGGTGATAAAGTTAAAACTGGAGATATTATTGCAGACGGCCCATCAACAAAATTAGGTGAACTAGCATTAGGTAAGAATGTGACTGTAGCATTCATGCCTTGGCAAGGATACAACTTTGAAGATTCTATATTAATTTCAGAAAGATGTGTAACAGACGATGTATTTACTTCAGTTCACATTGTTGAATATGAAATTATGGCTAGGGACACTAAATTAGGTGAAGAAGATATCACAAGAGATATTCCAAATGTTAACGAAGAGGCATTAAAAAATCTTGATGAGTCTGGAATAGTTTATATTGGTGCAGAAGTTAATGCAGGAGATATCCTTGTAGGAAAAGTTACTCCAAAAGGGGACTCAGCTTCAGGTCCAGAGGAAAAATTATTAAGATCAATATTTGGTGAAAAAGCTATTGATGTTACAGACACATCATTAAGAATGTCAAGAGGAAGTAGTGGTACTGTTGTTGATGTTAGAGTTTTTAATAGACATGGCATCGAGAAAGATGAAAGATCTATTACTATTGAAAGAGCTGAAATTGAACAAGTTCAACAGGATAAAATAGTAGAAGAAGAAATTTTAGAGAGAAGTATTAAGCAAAGAGCATCTCAATTTTTATCAGGATCGTCTCTAATTAAAAAAGTTAAAGATTTATCAGAAGGTACAAAACTTGATTTTGAAACAATAGATAAATTATCTGTTAATGATGTATTCAAAATTACAGTTGGAAATGTAAATGATGAAGCAACACTTGCTCAACTTAAAGATCAGTACAATAAAGCCAAACAAGATATTACAGAGAGATTTGAGGATAAAGTTTTAAAAATTAGAAGTGGCGATGATTTGCTTCCAAGTGTGATGAAAATGGTAAAAGTTTTTGTTGCAATTAAAAGAAGATTAAGACCGGGTGATAAAATGTCAGGAAGACATGGAAACAAAGGTGTAGTTAGTAAGATTGTACCTGTTGAAGATATGCCATATCGTGAGGATGGAAGACCTGTTGATATTGTATTAAATCCACTTGGAGTACCAAGTAGGATGAATGTAGGTCAAATTTTAGAGACACATTTAGGATGGGCTTGTAAAGAGTTTGGTGAAGAAGTTAAAAAACTAGTTAATGAGAATAATAAAAAAATAGAAAAGACTGAAAAAATATCAAAATTTTTAAAATCTGTTTATGGGGAAGAAATTTTTAATGAAAAAGTTGAAAAACTGAGCAAACCTGAGTTTAAAGATTTATGTGAAAATTTACAAAACGGTATAGCTATATCAACACCAGTATTTGATGGTGCAAAAGAAAAAAATGTTACAGATATGCTGGAATTAGCAAATCTACCTGGCTCAGGACAAACATACTTATGGGATGGTAGAACTGGTGAAAAATTTGATAGACCAGTAACTGTTGGAATAATTTACATGTTAAAACTTCATCACTTAGTTGAAGATAAAATTCACGCAAGATCAACAGGACCATATAGTTTAGTTACACAGCAACCATTGGGTGGAAAAGCTCAACTTGGTGGTCAAAGGTTTGGTGAAATGGAAGTATGGGCTTTAGAAGCCTATGGTGCATCTTATACACTTCAAGAAATTCTAACTGTTAAATCAGATGATGTTGCAGGAAGAGTTAAAGTATATGAAACAATTGTTAAAGGTGAAGAAAACTTTGAGTCTGGAATACCTGAATCATTTAACGTATTAGTCAAAGAGATTAAATCATTAGCATTAAACGTGGAGCTTAACTAAAATGAAAAAAGAATTAACAGATTTATTTAAAAATACTGAAATATCTGAAGCTCAAAACTTTAATAGTATAAAAATTTCATTAGCTAGTCCTGAAAAAATAAAATCTTGGACATTTGGAGAAATTAAAAAGCCAGAAACTATAAATTACAGAACTTTCAGACCTGAAAAAGATGGATTGTTCTGTGCAAGAATTTTTGGACCAATTAAAGATTATGAATGTTTGTGTGGAAAATACAAACGAATGAAATTTAGAGGAATAATCTGTGAGAAATGTGGAGTTGAAGTAACTAAATCTAATGTTCGTAGAGAAAGAATGGGACATATAAACCTTGCAACACCTGTAGCACATATTTGGTTTTTAAAATCTTTACCTAGTAGAATTGCTCTAGCAGTTGATATGAAGCTTAAAGAGATTGAAAGAGTTTTATATTTTGAAAATTTTATTGTTATTGAGCCAGGTTTAACTGGATTACAAAAAAACCAACTATTAAATGAAGAAGAATTAGCCAAATATCAAGACGAGTTTGGTGAAGAATCATTTACTGCAGGAATAGGTGCTGAAGCAGTTCTAGAAATGTTAAAGAATTTAGACTTAGAGCTAGAGAGAAAAAATCTTGTAAGTTTTATTAAAGAGACAAAATCAAAAGTTAATGAAGAAAGAGCTATTAAAAGATTAAAACTTTTAGAGTCATTTATTGAAACAGGTCAAAAACCAGAGTGGATGATTTTAACAGTTGTTCCAGTAATTCCACCTGAACTAAGACCTTTAGTTCCATTAGATGGTGGAAGGTTTGCAACATCAGACCTTAACGATCTTTACAGGAGAGTAATTAATCGAAATAACAGATTAAAAAGATTAATGGACCTTAAAGCTCCAGATATAATCGTTCGTAATGAAAAAAGAATGTTACAAGAATCTGTAGATGCATTATTTGATAACGGTAGAAGAGGAAGAGTAATAACTGGTACTGGTAAAAGACCTCTTAAATCGCTGGCAGAAATGCTTAAAGGTAAGCAAGGAAGATTTAGACAAAACTTATTGGGAAAAAGAGTGGATTACTCTGGAAGATCTGTAATTGTCGTTGGACCAGATTTAAAGCTTCATGAGTGTGGATTACCTAAAAAAATGGCTCTTGAATTATTTAAACCATTTCTTTACGCAAGATTAAACAAACAAGGTTTAGCTTCAACTATTAAACAAGCTAAAAAATTGGTTGAAAAAGAGACAAATGCAGTTTGGGATGCACTAGAGTTAATTGTTAGAGAGCACCCTGTGATATTAAACAGAGCACCAACACTTCATAGATTAGGTGTTCAGGCATTTGAACCAAAATTAATTGAGGGCGATGCTATTGAATTACACCCATTAACTTGTGCAGCTTTTAATGCTGACTTTGATGGTGACCAAATGGCAGTTCATGTTCCACTAAGTTTAGAAGCTCAATTAGAAGCAAGAATATTAATGTTATCCACAAACAATATTTTGTCACCATCTAATGGAAAGCCAATTATCGTTCCAAGTCAGGATATGATTTTAGGTATATATTATCTTTCTCAAGAACCTTTGACTGATAAACCAGCAGGTTATTTTGTTGACGTAGATGCAATTGAATTTGCCTTATCTTCAGACCAAATAAAAGTACATAGTACTATTATATCAAGAATTGCAACTGTAGATGAAAATGGGAATAAAAAATTTGAAAAATATACATCTACTGCAGGGAGATTCTTATTAGCTAACTTGCTTCCAAAAAATAGTAATATTAAATTTTCTCTAGTAGATAGATTACTACCTAAAAAAGTTGTTTCAGAAATTATTGATGTAGTCTTTAGGTTTTGTGGTCAAAAAACTACAGTTATATTTTGCGATAAGCTAAAAGATTTAGGTTTTAAACATGCATTTAAAGCTGGTATATCTTTTGGAAAAGATGATCTTGTAATCCCAGAGAGCAAAACACAACTTATCGATAATACTAAAAAATTAATTGCTGATTACGAAACTCAATATGCAGAAGGCTTAATTACTAGAGGTGAAAAATATAATAAAGTAGTTGATGCTTGGTCTAAGTGTACCGATAGTGTTGCTGGTGAAATGATGAAAGGTATTTCAGCGACTGAAAAAACAGAAGAGGGTTTAAAAATTAATTCAGTTTATATGATGGCTGATAGTGGTGCTAGAGGATCAGCAGCACAAATGAAACAATTAGCCGGTATGAGAGGATTAATTGCAAAACCTTCAGGTGAAATTATTGAAAGTCCAATTATATCAAATTTTAAAGAAGGATTAACAGCATTAGAATATTTTAACTCTACACACGGAGCAAGAAAAGGTCTTGCTGATACAGCGCTTAAAACTGCAAGTTCTGGATACTTAACAAGAAGACTTTGTGATGTTGCACAAGATTTAACTATCACTAAAGTACAATGTGATAATCCTGGTTTTATTGAACTTTCAGAAATTCTAGAAGGTGGAAATGTTGTTGTAAGTTTATCAGAAAGAGCTTTAGGAAGAGTTACAGCTGGTGACGTTAAAAATCCATTAACAGGTGAAGTTGTTGTTAAAAAATCAGAAATGATAGATGAAGCAGGTTGTGATTTAATAGATGCTGCAGGCGTAAAATCGATCAAAGTTTATTCAGTAATGACATGTAGCTCAAAAGAAGGTGTTTGTGCAACGTGTTATGGTAGGGATCTATCAAGAGGTAAAATGGTTCATGTTGGTGAGGCAATTGGTATGATTTCTGCTCAATCAATTGGTGAACCTGGAACACAGTTAACTATGAGAACATTCCACGTAGGTGGTACAGCTTCAGTAAAACAAGAATCTCAAATCGTAAGTAAAAGCGAAGGTACTCTTAAAATTATAAACTCTAATATTTTAGAAGATTCTAAGAAAAACTTAATTGTAATGGGAAGAAATACTCAACTTTCAATTGAAGATGATAATGGAGTTCAAATAGCAGTTTATAAAGTAGCTTATGGATCAAAATTATTTTTTAATAATGGTGACAAAATAAAAGCAAATACTAAAATTTGTGAATGGGACCCTTACACAACACCAGTAATTGCAGAAAAAAGTGGTACAGCAAGTTTTGTTGATTTAATTGATGGTGTTTCAATTCAAGAAACCACAGATGATGCCACAGGTATTTCATCTAAATCAGTAATTGACTGGAGGGCACAATCAAAAAGTACAGATTTAAAACCAAGAATTACTTTAAGAGATGAAAAAGGAAATGTAATTAAAAAGGCTGATGACAATGAAGCAAGATATTATTTAGTTCCAGATTCAATTCTATCCATTAAAGATGGACAAAAAGTATATGCTGGAGATGTAATTGCAAGACTTCCCAAAGAAACTACTAAAACAAAAGATATTACTGGAGGTCTTCCAAGAGTAGCAGAATTATTCGAAGCAAGAAAAGCAAAAGATAGTGCTATTATTGCAGAAAACGATGGTCAAGTTGTGTTTGGAAAAGAAGTAAGAGGAAAACAAAGAGTATCGATTGTTCCTGAAGATGGTGCAGAAGCTTCAAACTATTTAATTCCTAAAGGAAAACATATTAATTTTAATCCTGGCGAAAAAATTCAAAAAGGTGAATATTTATTGGATGGACAACCATTACCTCATGATATTTTAAGAATACTTGGAATTAAAGAATTGACTGAATATTTTGTTAATCAAGTTCAAGAAGTATATAGACTACAAGGTGTAATTATAAATGACAAACACATTGAAACTATTTTAAGACAAATGCTTAAAAAAGTTGAAGTTAAAGTTTCAGGTGACTCTAATTATTTACCTGGTGAAGTGATAGATAGAATTAAATTCGATAATGCAAACGAAAAACTTGTTGCTGAAGGTAAAACGCCAGCAGTTGGAGAAAGAGTTTTAATGGGCATAACCAAAGCATCATTACAAACTGAGTCATTCATCTCAGCCGCTTCATTCCAAGAAACAACAAGAGTTCTGACAGATGCTGCAATTAAAGGTAAGGTTGATCCATTAAATGGATTAAAAGAAAATGTTATAGTTGGTAGGTTAGTCCCAGCTGGAACTGGAAATATTAAGAACAAATGGAACAAAAAAGCTCTTGAAGATGACAATAATTTTATTGCAGAACAAGATAAAATAGAGTCAACAGAAGCTGCTGAAACACCAGCAAATTAGTCATTTAAATCACTTGAAAATTGAAGTTTTAGTTTGACAAAGCCAGATTATTAAGTATTTTGGCGATATTTTTGGTTGGAATGTAGTACCTGCTAATAGTACTAAACGCTGCCACAAAATAACCTGTCAGTTATTTTCACCTAAAAATAAACTAATTAATTTAAAAAATTTATGCCAACTATTAACCAGTTGTTAAGAAAAAAAAGAGTCAAACAAGTTTCTAGGAACAAAGTTCCAGCGTTACAAAAGCAACCTTTAAAAAGAGGTGTTTGTGTAAAAGTTTATACAACAACTCCAAAAAAACCAAATTCAGCTTTAAGAAAAGTTGCTAGAGTAAGACTCTCTAATGGCTTTGAAGTAACAGCTTATATTCCAGGTGAAGGACATAACTTACAAGAACACTCTGTAGTTTTAATTCGAGGTGGAAGAGTTAAAGATTTACCTGGTGTTCGTTACCATATTTTAAGAGGTAATCTTGATACACAAGGGGTAGCAAATAGAAAAAAAAGAAGATCTTTATATGGAACTAAAAAAGGTAAATAATGTCTAGAAAAAAAACTCAACCTAAAAAAAATGTTGTTCCTGATCCAAAATTCAATTCAACTGTAATTCCAAAATTAATAAATAATATCATGTATGATGGCAAAAGAGGTGTTGCAGCCAAGATAGTATATGATGCAATTGAAAAGATTAAAACAAAATCAAAAGATGAACCAATAAATATTTTTAACGAGGCAATTAATAATATTAAACCAACCGTAGAAGTAAGATCTAGAAGGGTTGGTGGTGCAACTTATCAAGTACCCGTTGAAGTAAAAAGCAAAAGAGCTCAAGCTTTAGCAATTAGATGGTTAGTGGACTCAGCAAGAAAAAGAAAAGATAAACATATGTCTGATAAAATATTTAATGAACTTTTTGATGCTTATGAAAAAAAAGGTGCTGCTGTAAAAAAAAGAGAGGATGTGCATAAAATGGCAGAGTCAAATAAAGCTTTTGCACATTTTAGATGGTAAAAAATTATGGCTAGATCTCATACATTAGAAAAATACAGAAATATCGGGATCATGGCTCATATTGATGCTGGTAAAACTACCACTACTGAAAGAGTTTTATATTATACTGGTAAAAGTCATAAAATTGGTGAAGTGCACGACGGCGCCGCAACAATGGATTGGATGGAGCAGGAGCAAGAAAGAGGAATTACAATCACCTCTGCAGCTACTACTTGTTTTTGGAATGATCATAGAGTCAATATTATTGATACTCCGGGTCACGTAGATTTTACTATTGAAGTAGAAAGATCACTAAAGGTGTTAGATGGAGCTGTGGCTGTTTTTGATGGTGTTGCAGGTGTTGAACCTCAATCTGAAACAGTATGGAGGCAAGCAGATAAATACAAAGTTCCAAGAATATGTTTTGTTAATAAATTAGACAGAACTGGAGCAGATTTCTTTAGATGTGTGGATATGATTAGAGATAGGCTAGGAGCTAAACCATTAGCATTACAAGTCCCTATTGGTATAGAAGCTTCATTAACTGGTGTTGTAGATCTAGTAAAAATGAAAGCTCAAGTCTGGAAAAATGAAGCATTAGGAGCTGAGTGGGAATACAAAGATATTCCAGATGATTTGAAAGAAATTTCTCAAAAATATAGAACTGAATTAGTAGAAACAGCTGTTGAACAAGATGAAAATCTTATGGAAGCTTACTTGAATGGTGATGAGATTAAGGAAGAGGATTTAATTAAATGTATTAGAAAAGGAACTTTAAATTTCAGTTTTGTGCCAGTTTTAACTGGCTCTGCATTTAAAAACAAAGGGGTTCAACCATTACTAGATGCTGTTGTAAACTATTTACCAAGTCCGGTAGATATAGGATCTATCAATGGAACTAAATTAGGCACTGATGAAGAAATTGAAATGAAATTTGAAGACAGTGCTCCATTTTCAGCTTTAGCTTTTAAGGTTGCCAATGACCCTTTTGTTGGATCACTAACTTTTATAAGAGTTTATTCTGGAACAATTAAAACAGGTACGGCTGTATTTAATTCCTCAAAAGAAAAAGAGGAAAGAGTGGGAAGAATGTTATTAATGCATGCAAATTCTCGAGAAGATATTAAAGAAGCAAATGCAGGTGATATTGTTGCATTAGCAGGTTTAAAAAATACAATAACCGGTCATACTTTATGCGATAAAGATAATCCAGTTTTACTAGAACCTATGGAATTCCCAGAACCAGTTATTGAAATTGCTGTTGAGCCAAAAACAAAGGCTGACCAAGAAAAAATGGGAGAAGCATTAGGAAGACTAGCTGCAGAAGATCCTTCATTCAGAGTTACATCAGACGAGGAGTCAGGTCAAACAATCATAAAAGGTATGGGCGAACTTCACTTGGATATTATCGTTGATAGAATGAAAAGAGAATTTAAAGTTGAAGCCAATGTTGGAGCACCTCAAGTTGCATACAGAGAAACATTAGAAAATGCATCAGAAGTAGAATACACACACAAGAAGCAAAGTGGTGGTGCAGGACAATTTGCAAAAGTTAAATTATTAGTTGAACCTCAAGAACCAGGTGCAGGAAGATTAGTTGAAAGTAAAATTAAGGGTGGAGCAATTCCTAAAGAATTTATTCCAGGAGTAGAGAAAGGTATTGAAACTGTATCAGATGGTGGAATTTTAGCTGGATTTCCAATGATAGATTATAAAGTTACGATTTTGGATGGTCTACATCATGATGTTGACTCAAGTGTTCTTGCTTTTGAATTAGCTAGTAGAGCATGTTTCAAAGAAGCTTGTACAAAAGGAACATTAAAATTATTAGAACCAGTTATGAGAGTTGAAGTGGTTACACCAGAGGACTACATGGGAGATGTTATTGGAGATTTAAATAGTAGAAGAGGTCAGATAAGCACTCAAGAACAAAGAGGTAATGCTACTGTAATAACAGCAATGGTACCTCTAGCAAATATGTTTGGATATATTAATAATTTAAGATCTATGTCTCAAGGTAGAGCTCAATATTCAATGTTTTTTGATCATTACTCAAAAGTACCTCAAAATGTTCAAGACGAAGTAACTAAAAAGATTGCAGGGTAAATATGGAAAAACAAAATATTAGAATTAAACTTAGAGCTTACGATAACAAAATTTTAGATGCTTCTACTGAAGAAATAGTTAATACAGTTAAAAGAACTGGTGCTACTATAAAGGGTCCGATACCATTACCTACAAGAATTGAGAGATATACAGTATTAAGATCACCTCATATTGATAAAAAAAGTAGAGAACAATTTGAGTCAAGAACTCATAAAAGATTAATAGATATTATTGAACCAACACCACAAACTGTGGAAGCATTAATGAAATTAGATTTAGCTTCAGGTGTAGATGTGGAGATTAAAATTTAGTTATGACTGAAATAGCTTTAATGGGAAAAAAAATTGGTATGACACGGGAGTTTTATAAAACGGGTCAATTAGTTCCTGTTACAGTTTTAAAAGTTGAAAAAGCTAGAGTTGTTCAAGTTA is part of the Candidatus Pelagibacter sp. HTCC7211 genome and harbors:
- the rplL gene encoding 50S ribosomal protein L7/L12; the protein is MPDLNKIIEDLSSLTVAEAAELSKQLEEKWGVTPMAAAAPAAAGGAAPAEDKDDFTIMLVSAGEKKINVIKEVRAATSLGLKEAKDLVEGAPKEVKSGVNKKEAEEIKAKLEAAGAKVELK
- the rpoB gene encoding DNA-directed RNA polymerase subunit beta, which gives rise to MQLSFTEKKNIRKSFGKLKESLSIPNLIEVQKNSYKELTEFYSEAELTKGFDRVFKSIFPIEDLNDKATLEYVSYRLDKPKFDVEECITRGLTYSSALKCTLRLVVYEIDQDNNTKDILSAKEQEVYMGEVPMMTNSGTFITNGVQRVVVNQMHRSPGVFFDHDKGKTHASGKLLFNCRVIPNRGSWLDFEYDVKDFLYFKIDRKKKIFASTLLLALGYSKAEIADEFYANELYTFDPKTEKWKTKFNPENYKAKNFSEEVIDAKTGEVVIKLGDKINFLNAKKLANDGLKDILVSRESLFGKFLHRDVKVSEEEEGVFKIGTELNDTIIQQISDANIHSLQISVTNSINKGPYLLTTILNDKNNSKDEAITEIYKMLRPGEPPTIEIATQIFNNLFFSSDRYDLSDVGRVKMNSRLNQDCSDKITILRNDDIIAIVHKMLDLRDGKDDVDDIDHLGNRRVRSVGELVENQARIGVYRMERAIKEKMTTLDVESAMPQDLINAKPLTVSLKDFFASSQLSQFMDQTNPLSEITHKRRVSALGPGGLTRERAGFEVRDVHPTHYGRICPIETPEGPNIGLINSLSTYAKINKYGFIESPYKKVKDGVVQDNVVYLSAMEETKFTIAQANTKLDKNGKIVEELVSCRQNLNFLLAKPDTIDYIDVSPKQLVSVAASLIPFLENDDANRALMGSNMMRQAVPLLKPESPLVGTGIESDVALDSGVTIVSKRDGIVDKIDGKRIVIKATEETDFSKSGVDIYNLQKFKRSNQNTCINQKPLVRVGDKVKTGDIIADGPSTKLGELALGKNVTVAFMPWQGYNFEDSILISERCVTDDVFTSVHIVEYEIMARDTKLGEEDITRDIPNVNEEALKNLDESGIVYIGAEVNAGDILVGKVTPKGDSASGPEEKLLRSIFGEKAIDVTDTSLRMSRGSSGTVVDVRVFNRHGIEKDERSITIERAEIEQVQQDKIVEEEILERSIKQRASQFLSGSSLIKKVKDLSEGTKLDFETIDKLSVNDVFKITVGNVNDEATLAQLKDQYNKAKQDITERFEDKVLKIRSGDDLLPSVMKMVKVFVAIKRRLRPGDKMSGRHGNKGVVSKIVPVEDMPYREDGRPVDIVLNPLGVPSRMNVGQILETHLGWACKEFGEEVKKLVNENNKKIEKTEKISKFLKSVYGEEIFNEKVEKLSKPEFKDLCENLQNGIAISTPVFDGAKEKNVTDMLELANLPGSGQTYLWDGRTGEKFDRPVTVGIIYMLKLHHLVEDKIHARSTGPYSLVTQQPLGGKAQLGGQRFGEMEVWALEAYGASYTLQEILTVKSDDVAGRVKVYETIVKGEENFESGIPESFNVLVKEIKSLALNVELN
- the rpoC gene encoding DNA-directed RNA polymerase subunit beta', with the translated sequence MKKELTDLFKNTEISEAQNFNSIKISLASPEKIKSWTFGEIKKPETINYRTFRPEKDGLFCARIFGPIKDYECLCGKYKRMKFRGIICEKCGVEVTKSNVRRERMGHINLATPVAHIWFLKSLPSRIALAVDMKLKEIERVLYFENFIVIEPGLTGLQKNQLLNEEELAKYQDEFGEESFTAGIGAEAVLEMLKNLDLELERKNLVSFIKETKSKVNEERAIKRLKLLESFIETGQKPEWMILTVVPVIPPELRPLVPLDGGRFATSDLNDLYRRVINRNNRLKRLMDLKAPDIIVRNEKRMLQESVDALFDNGRRGRVITGTGKRPLKSLAEMLKGKQGRFRQNLLGKRVDYSGRSVIVVGPDLKLHECGLPKKMALELFKPFLYARLNKQGLASTIKQAKKLVEKETNAVWDALELIVREHPVILNRAPTLHRLGVQAFEPKLIEGDAIELHPLTCAAFNADFDGDQMAVHVPLSLEAQLEARILMLSTNNILSPSNGKPIIVPSQDMILGIYYLSQEPLTDKPAGYFVDVDAIEFALSSDQIKVHSTIISRIATVDENGNKKFEKYTSTAGRFLLANLLPKNSNIKFSLVDRLLPKKVVSEIIDVVFRFCGQKTTVIFCDKLKDLGFKHAFKAGISFGKDDLVIPESKTQLIDNTKKLIADYETQYAEGLITRGEKYNKVVDAWSKCTDSVAGEMMKGISATEKTEEGLKINSVYMMADSGARGSAAQMKQLAGMRGLIAKPSGEIIESPIISNFKEGLTALEYFNSTHGARKGLADTALKTASSGYLTRRLCDVAQDLTITKVQCDNPGFIELSEILEGGNVVVSLSERALGRVTAGDVKNPLTGEVVVKKSEMIDEAGCDLIDAAGVKSIKVYSVMTCSSKEGVCATCYGRDLSRGKMVHVGEAIGMISAQSIGEPGTQLTMRTFHVGGTASVKQESQIVSKSEGTLKIINSNILEDSKKNLIVMGRNTQLSIEDDNGVQIAVYKVAYGSKLFFNNGDKIKANTKICEWDPYTTPVIAEKSGTASFVDLIDGVSIQETTDDATGISSKSVIDWRAQSKSTDLKPRITLRDEKGNVIKKADDNEARYYLVPDSILSIKDGQKVYAGDVIARLPKETTKTKDITGGLPRVAELFEARKAKDSAIIAENDGQVVFGKEVRGKQRVSIVPEDGAEASNYLIPKGKHINFNPGEKIQKGEYLLDGQPLPHDILRILGIKELTEYFVNQVQEVYRLQGVIINDKHIETILRQMLKKVEVKVSGDSNYLPGEVIDRIKFDNANEKLVAEGKTPAVGERVLMGITKASLQTESFISAASFQETTRVLTDAAIKGKVDPLNGLKENVIVGRLVPAGTGNIKNKWNKKALEDDNNFIAEQDKIESTEAAETPAN
- the rpsL gene encoding 30S ribosomal protein S12, with product MPTINQLLRKKRVKQVSRNKVPALQKQPLKRGVCVKVYTTTPKKPNSALRKVARVRLSNGFEVTAYIPGEGHNLQEHSVVLIRGGRVKDLPGVRYHILRGNLDTQGVANRKKRRSLYGTKKGK
- the rpsG gene encoding 30S ribosomal protein S7 is translated as MSRKKTQPKKNVVPDPKFNSTVIPKLINNIMYDGKRGVAAKIVYDAIEKIKTKSKDEPINIFNEAINNIKPTVEVRSRRVGGATYQVPVEVKSKRAQALAIRWLVDSARKRKDKHMSDKIFNELFDAYEKKGAAVKKREDVHKMAESNKAFAHFRW